DNA sequence from the bacterium genome:
TATTTCTTCCCTGTCACAACCTGTTAAATTACCTCCTTTCCCCGGTTTTGACAAAATAATTCATTTTTTTGAGTTCGGGTTGGCCGGATATTTGGTTTATAATTCAATTGATAATATCAAAAAAAACAGGGATCTTTTTTCTATTGTTTTTTCCGTTATTTACGGCGGGCTTGATGAGATTCACCAGTATTTTGTACCCGGTAGAACTTGCAGCTGGACGGATTTTTTTGCCGATTCAATGGGTATAGTTTTTACGGTTTTAATGTTTGGCAGTT
Encoded proteins:
- a CDS encoding VanZ family protein yields the protein MNKRFYFRVLTLLYLSLIFYISSLSQPVKLPPFPGFDKIIHFFEFGLAGYLVYNSIDNIKKNRDLFSIVFSVIYGGLDEIHQYFVPGRTCSWTDFFADSMGIVFTVLMFGSLKKKS